Genomic DNA from Coffea arabica cultivar ET-39 chromosome 7e, Coffea Arabica ET-39 HiFi, whole genome shotgun sequence:
ctgCCTGTTCCAGTTAAATCTAATGCCCCTTGAATAAATCTAATGCCCGCGGGGCGGTTGTCcgcgggggacggggggaactaataggcaacagggcgggggatgggggaggggtcccccgccccaaccccgccccgttgccatccctatatTCAAGGTTACattttaattttgcaagtaattGCCACATTTACGTTCTTCTGACTTGCTGTGCTATAATCAGAGAAGCATTCCAGTATTGCTACAATACCTCAATCATCTTCATAACTATTTCTTGATATTCATGCACTTGAATAATTCATATGATGCTTGGGATTCAGTCGAGAATATGAATAAAACCAATATGGAAATTAAAAGACTTCTTTcttaaacaacaaaataacCCTGACTTTGAATTAAGTGACTACAGAACTTGTACAAGTTTAGAGAGGAAAAAAGCCTTTGATTAAGAAATCTTTCGGCCCTGTATTAAAAATGAATGCTGTTTCTAAAAGGAGAGTAACATTTTATACATGATATTTATGGTAAACGCAATGCCAATTTCTAACTAACCTGTAGTGTGCATTGTACAAAACCAGTATACCGTCACAGCTTCAGAGTAAAACAAACGCATCATGACCGATTGAACACTGGAGACTCATTTATTAATCTATAAACCCCAAGAGCAAAACATAGCTTATATCAATAGCTCGTTCAACACCTGCACTAGGTAACGCGGATAAGCAGCACGACCATTACGAAGATAAGAGTCATGACAAACATCAGGAGCCATGTGAAACACGAGGTCTTGGAACTCTGGGAAAACACGCCTGCGGCCCGAGTATTAGCATGCCCTGTGCTGGCTAAACTATGTTCAACTGCTCTTTCTGTCGAATCAAGTAGCTGCACTCaacaaattatatatatatcagtCAACATGACAAAcccctaaaataaaaaaagaaacctGGGAAACCGAAATTCTGAAAATGTCGTCACAAACTACAAATGCAAAGCAGCAACCAACccagaaagagagaaaaagggtTCCAGAAAATACAACAGAATATCTTCAATCCAAAACAGGAGCTCTAATGCAGACATGATGAATCAAGTGGTTACATTTTGCAACCTTCTCAGATGGGCAAGCTAGTAAATGCTTTTGGAGGCAATATAAGTACTAAATTCTAGCTCCGATGGTGATGAAATGCCATTATACATTAACTGCGGCACCTTTTCtcagttgctttttttttttagttgcttGAAATAAGCTCACTACAAGTCTTTTTTTGTCTCACGTTAAATGCTGCTTTAAGGTGTTATCATTTGCTCTTAACTTCTGCCCTTAGCTTATCTTAAGCTAAGAAAAGCCAATATTAATATGCAGACCATGAGGTGCAACTGAGAAAGGCTTTAATCAATCAAATTTTCAGAACAAAAACATCCTTCTAATGTTGTGAACACCTAATATCATTTCACATTTTCTGTATTCATCTTTGCAAAAGCTGAAGCAAACAGGAAAATGCCTGTAGGCTCCcacatatcaatttcaaaattatcttCATAGTTTCTTTATATTTTCCTTTGCCAGTGAAGTTCTTCGTAAAATAAGTGAATGTGATTCCTGAAATGTAAATTAGCACTATCAAATTCCCTATTCCTTTGTCTGCTCATGTTTTCTATGAAACAGAACAAAGCCTTTACAAATGAGCATAACTACAACTTGCAGATCCTGCAAGGACACAAAGGAGATCTATCTCTCCTCCTACCATGAACTCATTCCTAAAGCAAATCTTTTAGCATCAGTTATAACATTTTCAAAGCAACAGCTCATTTAAACCACAGAGATCATCTATACCGGCCCAGTAAATGAAGAGAAACACTGGAACAAAAATTGCAAGCTCATAGCACTAAGCAAAAATTACACAAGTGACATAGCTATATCCATAACATAAAGATACAACAGGATTGCTCTAAAATTGAACAGCTCAGATGGCCAAAATTATAAAAGGCACCGGTCTTAACCCAAAGATGCAACTCGATTGCACCTAAAATTGAACAGCTCACATAATGACAGTTATAAATGGCACTTAGCAAACAATTTGAAGCATCTACAACACAAAGAATCTGCATGACAGAATTCAAAATAGGTCTTAATTCCCAAAAACTACTTGAAGATTAGTGGCACCAAGGACCAGGATTCAAACTCCCTCCAacataaacaaaattaaaagtgGGGTGTGGGTAATGCTGTTGCAATGTTTGGCTTAGGAGATCATCCCTCATCATTCTAAATCGGAATAAACATCAGCACCTTTTTGGTGATGACACATCACTTCCTAGCAGCGGACTTTACTTCTCTATTTACCTAATTATGGAGCTCAAAGCTCTTCTGTTGAGAGAAGAATAATGAACCTAGCAAAATCCagcaagagaaacaaaaggggtgcGTCCATTTAACTGATGTAAGTCCATCATTTTCTGACATATTTACTACTATAAGGAGATCAGACTATGCCTTTTGGTAAGACCATTATTTTCAGGAAAAGTTACCGGGAATAGTTAACAACAGAACAAACAATCAAGCTGTAACTACCAAGTTATCATTGACAAACTAGTTAAACCCCATCAGCATAGTTATAGAACATTCAAGAAGCAACCTACACTAAAAGCTACCTAATAAATCTTTTACAAGATTGGGAACAGGAAAAACACTGAAAATAACTAAATCATTTCAATCTTAATGGACTGAATATGCACAAAATCAGCAAGACAGCATAACATTTCCTCTATGCATCATACTGGGTGAACAAAActggaagaagaaagaagcaTGAGCATGTATGATTCTGTGTGTCAGCTAAATGTATTACTTGAAGAAAATGCCAATGTAGTAAACCTTGTTTCTAACCCAAAAAGAACAAACTCACACATAGAAACTTGGACCCCGTTCACAAAAACATGTTGAATATTTTATGTTGCCAGTGTGAAAGCAATATAACTTACTTTCTCAGTGTTTTTGACAGATTGATTCATCAACAGACTACTTTCTTTGAGTTGCCGTGCCAAGTGAACCATTTCATCAGTTAAATCCTCTTGAAGCTTCCTGTAAAAGCATAATCTCAGCATAATCTGCTAGAGAACAGCAAGGAGGAAGAAGGGCGCCTATGGTGCATTCTCTTCCTCACTGTTGAAGATATGTAATCTGATATTATGGAAAGATTTGATATTGTAAATATTAGGAAagatttgatttgattgattatagtatcatgtgattatagtatcatatattaattaggtaatagtatgattatagtatcatatgattatagtatccacttgtgtatatatatttgtatattgtgtAGTCCAAGAATGAGATGAAGAAGAGcattttttctctcccttttttcttagtttacatggtatcagagcttcagGCTCTGTTATTAGTATGTCTTTTGATGTGACCCTATTGAGTCACTTTTAGGTCGTGACCCTATTGAGTCACTTTTAGGTCGTGAACCTATTGAGTCACTTTTGAGAAGAAGGTGGGACAAGATTACAATGTTCGTGATTTTTAACCCGTTGGGATCTGTTGAACCTTTTGTGAGATTTGACCCGTTGGGACCTGTTGAGCCTTTGCATCTTGGTCCGTTGGTGGCTCGTTGTGGTTCGTTGGGACTTTTGTGGTTCGTTGAGATCCGTTGGGACTTTTACGGAGAAGGTGGAGCTTGTTTGATATTTGTCTACTATTTACCGATGTTGGATAcacgccaaggtggagatttgttgagtATGTCATTGTATCCCACATCAAAACTTTTATAAAGAAATATCTCATTTTGGTGGTTATAAATATAGTGGAGTTAAGTGAGTTTAATCGTGCTAAGGGCACCACCCCAAGTGCCATTTGCACCAGTCATGTGAGAACTGGAGAACAGTTAGCTGATATCTTCACTAAGCCTCTAAATGGTCCGAGAATTGATTACATTTGTGGCAAGATGGGCATGATTAACATCTATGCTTcatcttgagggggagtgttgaagatatgtaatctgatattatggaaagatttgatattgtaaatattaggaaagattagatttgattgattatagtatcatatgattatagtatcatgtgattatagtatcatatattaattaggtaatagtatgattatagtatccacttgtgtatatatatttgtatattgtgtAGTCCAAGAATGAGATGAAGAAgagtattttttttctctcccttttttcttagtttacatCAATTAAAAAGTCCTAACGAACTCGGGGACAACTCAAGCATAAGGCTAATAAACCAGAATAGCTCAAGTTTACCCCTGTCatagacattttttttttttttgggggggggggaagcAAGAAGATGATATATATCAAGgtacaaaaaaattgattctATTATCTAATATTCAAGTCAAGAAATGTTGGCCTCACTGAAATTTGGTACCACTTTTTTTTGTATTACATTATTAATAAATTATGAGTTATTCAACTGGAAAGTCTAGTTTCACAATCTCATATTGGAATAAATTTCAGCaaaaaagtttcattttcgCATTTTTGTAATAAAGACATATATTCCTTTTCTCTAGTCCTTCGTTTTGATTATCATGCTCATTAGCAAATTTCAAGTGTCTATTTCATTTATCTTGTTTCTTTGACCCTTTTATTGATGACTTTTGATAGTCAGTTGTGCTTCTGATATGTGTCCATGAACATGCATTGTGTTTAAGGGACAAGATTCTAGACAGACGGATTCTGATTTTGTAAATTTGCATGTTTCCTTGAGTATTTCAACATTCAACTAAATTTTAGGATAATTAAATACTATATTTGTTTACGAACCAAGAAAGTTTTGCTTAAAAAAAGTTGTTTTAATCAACTTTCTTAATTAATTAAGGAAAAGACACAGACACAAACAAGGTCTGACAAGAAATCCATTCATCCTCTCCAACCACACCTAGCAGAAGTGGTTTTCCTTTGGTCCTGTCATATGTAATTTATATAAAGGATGCTATTGGGAGTTTATAACCTACTAATTCGAACACCAAGTCCAAACCAGACCTTCTAGTTCCAGTAAGCTTATATGGCTATCAGGAGCATTTTTTCAGGCAGAAACTTTACTACATTGGTATCTAAACAATACCTGTGTTTCTGAATATGTGTTTGTGAAGAAGCATCCAATTTGACTGGCGTTGATTGCTCGGATTCTACAGTATCATGAGACCCATCTTCAGTAATAGACTGGGGCCtgcaaaattcaaaattgaacTTACAAATACCAAGAAGCAAGCATACAACAACAGATACCCAAATTTGCATGAGTGCTTACCCAAATCTCCTCCTTAATCCTCTTGGGGATTGAACACTTTCCCTGGCTTTAGCTGCATCAGTGACAGAAGTTCCAAGAGAATGGTCCTCGGTTACTTCCACTATAGACTGaattttgcccaaaaaaaaaaaaaatcaatctacTGAAGCAACACACCATAAGGTTCAGGAAGCTAAAATTCCACACACCCAATCAGTAACAAAACTACATGTTACAACAGGGAACTACTTCCATCCGTTCTCCTAAGGAAGACCTTAATGATGATGCTCAAAACAAGGTGGTGTttggaaaagaataaaattgcTTTTATCAGAGATACAAGATTGAGCTAACAACATGCAGAAATATGGTACCAAAAGTTCCCATGGAGAGCCACTTTATCTGCAATGCAACATCCAAGTAAAAACTGGTCCTAGTTCAATGATGGCAAGCTAGCTGCAAACAGGAATTTATTTTCCTCTTGCCAAtagagttgaaaaagaaaatggattaACCTTCCTTTTCAATGAtaagtagaaaatgaaaagattcatgtattTAAATTTAACAAATTCTAACTATTTAACATTTATTTTTCTCAAACCAGTTCAACAAACAAATAGACAAACTAAGTTCTCATGAAAACCAGCCAACCCAGAAATGCTTCATACACTATTCAAGGAACTCTTTGTCCAAACTAATCTGAGACCCATACACGCTCAGTAAAAAGACACCAGGCCAAGGAAGATAGGATATAGAAAGATGGCATACCTATGCCCAACCATGCAATACGGCATGCCTCAAGATTACTTTCTTACAGATTATTTGTCAGAAAAATCATCGAAGAATTACACCAACAAATGTGGTATTGTAAACTGCCAAACATTGATGCAGATCTAATTGCTTGGAAAGAAGTATTATGTAACACCACACAAGGTCAATGGTAGGCAAACAAGTTTACAGATCAAACTCTAAAGGATTAGAAATAGGAGAAACTTGCAAACTAATTTCTTTCCTCCAGTCTTTTAAGCCCCCTCACCTTCGGCTTCCCCTGTCACATCCTCTGCCAAGTGGCAATTTCCATTCCAGCACATTTTTAAGAGTTGATTGACAAGAGACTTAATAAAAAATTGGATTATACATCTTTTCATTGAGGAATTATGGCTGAAATGGCATAGTTTTTGGAGATTGTAGCCAAAATAATGTGCTGTATGAGAAGTTTCTAATTTGAGCGGAATATTTCTTATATATCAATTTTGAAGGACTGAAAATAACTATGCCACTATTACATTGATGTGCCTTACCTGTCAAGATAAGTATGTTTATGGAGTGGTTAGTGATGTTTCAGCTTGATGGGGTCCTGTAGATAAACCTCAAATGCAgaagaaaataatgaaagaaggaacaaaaggaaaaggcaaagaaaaaaacaaGTAGGGGAAAAGGGACAGAACCAAAGTAAACAGCACGCACCCATCTAAGTGCTATGCTAGAGGATGATACTGTTATTTCATAAAACACTACATTTAGAGTAAACCTGAAGAAAAAGTAACATTATTTATCCTATTACTCAAGTGACTTAACCTAccagtgctttcttttttaatttaattgacATGCCCAACAACATAGTATCAATCTGCTACAATATCTACAAATTGCCAGACGATTTTTTTAAGCATACAAACTTGTATACACTCTTTAAACACATAGTATCAATCTGCTACAATATCTACAAATTGCCAGACAATTTTTTTAAGCATACAAACTTGTATACACTCTTTAAACTATTGAAACCAAAAAATGATCAGTAACTCACCTCCACCTCAGGGGTAGCTAATCTGGCAGCAATAACTTCAATTTGGTTAGAATACTCAGTCAGCCTAGCTTTTGAAATCCTGTTCAAAAAGCAGCAAAAGCAGAGTAAGGAAAAGCTTTATTTCTAGATAAGGAAATAGTTGAGTGGAAGATTTGTTGTGTGTCGAGATTCATTAGGAAATTTTGAACCCTGACCTATGCTCTGCCATTTAGAGGTCTATGCTATTTCcaataaaagataaaatccAATTGAAGTTCCATGGTCCATAGGTTAGGGGACCATGAATACTTGCATCTAACAAAGTATGAgcataacaaagcaaataactTGTGCTGTTTGTATGTATCTTTCCTGCAACGAGTCCACCCCCACTTTCTTCAGATAAATTTTGACCAGCTGTGCTCAAAATGGTTAAAACGTTTCTTTTCATGTCTCTGTTTTCCtattaaaaataaaaccttTATAGGGAAAAAACATAAAATAGAACATTGCATAAAGACCTTGGTAATCCTTCGTTAGTCTTCTCTTCAGCCAATTGCTCCAGTTGCTCTCGTAACGTGGCAACATACTGGACACCAAGAGACAATAATGAacaaaagattttaaaaaaCAAATAGTTAAAGCCCAAAAGCGCCTCAATCAGTTATAAGATTTAAACAAATTTTGGCTCACTGAATTATTTAAAATCAATATCTAATATGAAGTAGAAAAGGGAACAAGAAATATCTTTTCTGCTAAAGGACAGAAGATAACAAAGTAACACAGTAACACAGCACAAAAAGTCATTACCCAATACACAGTTGGACTTGAGAGGTCTTTACACATACATGTATGAGCTTTGCCTGATTCTGTTGCTGTGGGGCAGCTGCCAGTAACCTCCTCAAATTGATCTCTGTTTTGCTCAAACCCATAGAAATTCCTACATGTGTCAATGCTTGTTGATCAGAATAACCTTATTTACCTTTAAGTCAATGTATATGATAGTTAGAAGTAAATTATAAATGcctttacaagccaaaaggaagCATATTTCAGTGCATAAATACACATAATTGTGCAAATATCAACTTGAAGCAGTATCGATTCGATGTCTCTGATTTTTCTTTCGCAGTTTCAAAGTTCAAGATCAAAGAAATTTCATATACATACTCCTAAGCAGAAGTTTCTAGATTTCCAGATGGTATTGTAAATGATGAATGGGAGCTTGCTACTTTTACTTAAACCTTTGAAGAAAACATATGAGCTTTACTGAGTATTAGAAAAAGTAGTATAGCTTAAAAAGACATTTCATAGTTTACACAATCGGGATGTAAGAGAAACAATCAATCAAAAGAATTATCACTAATGCAATCACCTTGCAGCTGCAACAATAAGGTGAAATCAAAACCAAAAAGTGTAAGAAAATCATACTACCCAGACAAAACTTAACACCTCCTAACTCGATTA
This window encodes:
- the LOC113702464 gene encoding uncharacterized protein isoform X2, which gives rise to MCKDLSSPTVYWYVATLREQLEQLAEEKTNEGLPRISKARLTEYSNQIEVIAARLATPEVESIVEVTEDHSLGTSVTDAAKARESVQSPRGLRRRFGPQSITEDGSHDTVESEQSTPVKLDASSQTHIQKHRKLQEDLTDEMVHLARQLKESSLLMNQSVKNTEKLLDSTERAVEHSLASTGHANTRAAGVFSQSSKTSCFTWLLMFVMTLIFVMVVLLIRVT
- the LOC113702464 gene encoding uncharacterized protein isoform X1, with translation MGLSKTEINLRRLLAAAPQQQNQAKLIHYVATLREQLEQLAEEKTNEGLPRISKARLTEYSNQIEVIAARLATPEVESIVEVTEDHSLGTSVTDAAKARESVQSPRGLRRRFGPQSITEDGSHDTVESEQSTPVKLDASSQTHIQKHRKLQEDLTDEMVHLARQLKESSLLMNQSVKNTEKLLDSTERAVEHSLASTGHANTRAAGVFSQSSKTSCFTWLLMFVMTLIFVMVVLLIRVT